A window from Variovorax sp. PBL-E5 encodes these proteins:
- a CDS encoding DUF2970 domain-containing protein, whose product MSKFLRYLRAVLWAFIGLGGRRSDAAGRVDQAGVLPTIAIALVLVLLIVCGLIALAKFAAGA is encoded by the coding sequence ATGTCGAAATTCCTGCGCTACCTGCGTGCCGTGCTCTGGGCCTTCATCGGGCTCGGCGGCCGCCGCTCCGACGCGGCCGGGCGCGTCGATCAGGCCGGCGTGCTGCCGACGATTGCCATCGCGCTGGTGCTGGTGCTCTTGATCGTCTGCGGGCTGATCGCGCTCGCGAAGTTCGCCGCCGGGGCTTGA